In Nitrospira sp. MA-1, the following proteins share a genomic window:
- a CDS encoding mechanosensitive ion channel family protein produces the protein MPTFLPPDASSLSLRSQKLRPIPPLLACLFVLWIMIVSVGPLPALAQVFPLLEEKSQGEFEDEMALPPILIPTAPVILDGETLFQVRGVSALPAEERAQRILERIDEFGSDLSRSTQSLRLVDEKGVTMIFAGDQPLTGVTNADGRLEGGVEREVLARVHLKRIAEAVETHRENRKPINIFIHIAFSLLATAILASAWWGTRWVLQRLDAIIERRYKEQVKDLKVQKVIILQAHQLWAGLRGSLHGIRAFLLFLLVYAYLNFVFRQFPWTAYMGKQLFNILLDPIRVIVRGFLSSFPSLVFLVILVVLLRYLLKLGKLIFANLAIGKVTWPGFDREWAWPTYRIFRTLVIAFGIVVGYPYIPGSTSEAFKGVTIFLGVLLSLGSSSIIGNILAGYTLVYRRAFQEGDRIKVNEILGDVMERRILTTRLRSLKNEEIIVPNSEILNSHVTNYTAAAREKGLILHTTVGIGYETPWRQVEAMLLEAADRTSGLLKDPRPFVLELALGDFCVTYELNVYCDRPFYMMDLYTGLNQNILDAFNEHGVQIMTPAYMADTEQPKIVPKDQWYTPPAKPPENTQAELSPEPAPKTVRSEKPV, from the coding sequence ATGCCCACATTTCTTCCCCCAGACGCTTCATCCCTTTCCTTACGCTCTCAGAAGCTGAGGCCAATTCCTCCCCTTTTGGCTTGCCTCTTTGTGTTGTGGATCATGATCGTCAGTGTGGGTCCTCTGCCGGCTTTGGCTCAAGTGTTTCCTCTTCTGGAAGAAAAGTCACAGGGAGAATTCGAGGATGAAATGGCCCTTCCACCGATTCTGATTCCCACCGCGCCCGTGATACTTGATGGGGAAACACTCTTCCAGGTACGCGGCGTGTCGGCCTTACCCGCAGAGGAACGCGCCCAAAGGATTCTTGAGCGTATTGATGAGTTTGGCTCCGATTTGAGTCGGTCAACTCAATCCCTGCGACTGGTTGACGAAAAAGGGGTCACCATGATTTTCGCGGGCGATCAACCATTAACCGGTGTGACCAATGCCGACGGCCGGCTGGAAGGCGGAGTGGAGCGTGAAGTCTTGGCTCGGGTCCACCTTAAACGGATCGCGGAAGCCGTGGAAACGCACAGGGAGAACCGCAAACCCATCAACATCTTCATTCACATTGCTTTCTCCTTGCTGGCCACCGCTATTCTTGCGTCTGCCTGGTGGGGCACTCGATGGGTTCTCCAAAGGCTGGATGCCATAATCGAGCGACGATACAAAGAACAAGTTAAGGATTTAAAGGTTCAAAAGGTGATTATCCTTCAGGCCCATCAACTGTGGGCCGGACTTCGTGGAAGCCTGCACGGAATCAGAGCATTCCTGCTCTTTTTGCTGGTGTATGCGTATCTCAATTTTGTGTTCCGTCAGTTCCCGTGGACCGCCTACATGGGCAAGCAGTTGTTCAATATCCTCCTCGATCCTATTCGGGTGATTGTGAGGGGATTTCTTTCCTCATTTCCCAGCCTGGTTTTTCTCGTCATTCTGGTCGTCTTACTTCGATACCTTCTGAAGTTGGGAAAATTAATTTTTGCCAATCTGGCCATCGGAAAGGTGACATGGCCTGGGTTCGATCGGGAATGGGCCTGGCCCACCTACCGGATTTTCCGGACACTGGTGATCGCCTTTGGGATTGTGGTGGGGTATCCCTACATACCCGGATCCACCTCCGAGGCCTTTAAAGGGGTCACGATTTTCCTCGGGGTACTTTTGTCGCTCGGGTCCTCCTCGATTATCGGCAATATCCTGGCCGGATATACACTGGTCTACCGGCGGGCATTCCAGGAAGGGGACCGTATCAAGGTCAATGAAATTCTCGGTGATGTCATGGAAAGGAGAATTCTGACGACTCGGCTTCGATCGTTGAAAAACGAAGAAATCATTGTGCCCAACTCGGAAATTCTGAACAGCCACGTGACCAACTATACCGCTGCCGCCAGAGAGAAGGGTCTCATCCTTCATACCACAGTTGGAATCGGATACGAGACCCCATGGAGGCAGGTCGAGGCGATGCTGCTTGAGGCCGCCGACCGGACTTCCGGATTGTTGAAAGATCCCCGGCCCTTCGTCCTGGAACTCGCCTTGGGCGATTTCTGCGTCACCTATGAACTCAACGTCTACTGCGACCGGCCGTTTTATATGATGGATCTGTATACGGGTCTCAACCAGAATATTCTCGATGCGTTTAACGAACATGGTGTGCAAATCATGACACCCGCTTATATGGCGGACACCGAACAACCCAAAATTGTCCCAAAGGACCAATGGTACACCCCGCCCGCCAAACCACCAGAAAATACACAGGCCGAGTTGTCGCCTGAGCCCGCACCAAAAACCGTCCGGTCAGAAAAACCCGTCTAG
- a CDS encoding AsmA-like C-terminal region-containing protein yields MFRPSRKFWISLALIFVTCGVLAYVLFPFIKTELYRETLERGFSAAMGRTVSLEGPLSLTFSLHPRLILEHVSVSNPPWTSQPHFLRADRLEIGLSLVPLLQRRLEAEKIALEGAELFLEEGSEGLDNWTFRKDSQPGIVSRAAPSVFMTISNRGEISIESSRIRYRSYPAGETTDVAIHRGVVNAPDDQHRKFSVEGTYQDSPVNIELIGGRIMDLFTLTEAWPFDGVLFTTGASASIKGSVGGANSDQMYDLQVQINGDRLSALNALLNVGLPDSAPFMIAANVVKISDVLNLNNIRGTLGSSDLGGQLRIQNGVGRQKMTGRLTSNSLQIHDLTSLSHTNGSQQAASLEQPEFKSSASMPLDVDLDVIIPNLLLGETDIGSLSLTAGMQEDQVLLDPIQMKSFGGTLQANLEVDLKNSAPRTRLKARFSSFNFGEALEAFGVPEGIAGQINLDVLADGHGTTLQESLSTLNVDMRMDRTTISRSESIPENRLPVAFPQLSLRISKGGPIEIRGKGTFQDKTYGVRLMTGSLIEMIEPRKPWPISLTAQRGDAVLAATGTLNPDRPEMGGTLGVSLKGKNLSELHTDLPAVGPYHFKARVTKEGPRYRMNDFQSRFGTSDLSGTLEVATEKNPPQFTGTLNAEHVNFRELSTPGDTSIPTEAFSTANGNLKLKIYQANIGEFQLSDLIVDAKLHAGLLTVKDVQGTLFNQQSSYGNFQGRLDLDTTKPIPSVSGQMTLSDIKYEYVFSDVQFVNPNDHVINLHAKFSSVGTTVDTLLAQPTVSLTGHNLQVRLHGGTNRGEPLDLRSNLLVESVTGGPLRLYAEGRLENTPFRLRFSGGQVSDLMNNKEFWPVNIRADVPRAMAELSGYVALPHPGEKFSFQIHVKGDNLRDLDFMATSDLPDAGPLEISGLVTKSSVGYHVTNFEGSLAGSNMSGDVTVLTKGIRPRVNGKLTAENLVLDAVKQPLDDSSAQQKRSTLKSIGDSVKGIGSSAVNIVRDTIGMPKKSEGLPLKSIPDGVFPVEDLRAIDLLLDVGVKHLRKGEEDLGHASFQIALEEGLLALQPVTGNFWGGAFEGKLILDGTQYVPTLDVHLHVQGLDYERVARSFGGSDLVKGQSQSIKLALKGRGDTLHEVLEQASGHFELVDGPLELATKYIDLWAADLITTALTTAWKSESVTKLNCTVGYFDIEEGVVKSEDILIDSHRLTVAGIGKLDLADETMDLLLTPRPKDPSLFSLAHTVRITGPLTDPDVSSDKLRIAESGGWGLLGLVNPLGWIIAIPQIAGTTVGTMNQNPCVEALKGRQQTAQALDEIKGGLWGRIKGIFSSPRKSSD; encoded by the coding sequence CGTGGACTTCTCAACCACATTTTCTCCGGGCCGACCGCCTGGAGATCGGACTCTCCTTGGTACCGCTTCTCCAACGTCGCTTGGAGGCTGAAAAGATTGCTCTTGAGGGTGCTGAACTTTTTTTAGAAGAAGGGTCGGAAGGTCTCGACAACTGGACTTTCCGAAAGGACAGCCAGCCTGGAATCGTCTCCCGGGCTGCCCCGTCGGTCTTCATGACTATTTCCAATAGAGGGGAGATCTCAATCGAAAGTTCCCGAATTCGGTACCGGTCATATCCGGCTGGGGAAACGACAGACGTGGCAATTCATCGGGGAGTGGTCAATGCCCCGGACGACCAGCACAGAAAATTTTCAGTTGAAGGTACCTACCAGGATAGCCCTGTCAACATTGAGCTGATTGGCGGGCGTATTATGGATCTGTTCACCCTGACCGAAGCCTGGCCGTTCGATGGCGTGCTGTTTACAACGGGCGCATCCGCATCTATCAAAGGAAGCGTCGGAGGGGCGAACTCCGACCAGATGTATGACCTCCAGGTCCAGATTAACGGGGATCGTTTGAGTGCGCTAAATGCTCTTCTGAATGTTGGCCTTCCCGATTCCGCCCCGTTCATGATCGCTGCCAATGTCGTGAAGATTTCGGATGTCCTCAACTTAAATAATATCCGGGGAACGTTGGGTTCCTCGGATCTTGGCGGGCAATTGCGGATACAGAACGGAGTAGGACGTCAAAAGATGACCGGTCGATTGACTTCTAACTCCTTACAGATTCATGACTTGACGTCTTTATCACATACCAACGGATCTCAACAGGCAGCTTCTCTGGAACAACCGGAGTTCAAATCTTCTGCCTCGATGCCTTTGGATGTTGATCTGGATGTGATCATCCCAAACCTGTTACTGGGTGAGACGGACATTGGTTCGTTATCTCTTACGGCCGGCATGCAGGAAGATCAGGTTCTTCTCGATCCAATTCAGATGAAAAGTTTTGGAGGAACGTTGCAAGCCAATTTAGAGGTTGATCTGAAAAATTCCGCACCACGGACCAGGTTGAAAGCCCGGTTCAGCTCTTTTAATTTTGGGGAGGCGTTGGAGGCGTTCGGGGTGCCAGAAGGTATTGCCGGACAGATCAATCTGGACGTGTTGGCCGATGGGCACGGGACCACTCTTCAGGAAAGTCTTTCGACGTTGAACGTCGATATGCGGATGGATCGCACCACAATCTCTCGGTCCGAATCAATTCCAGAAAACCGACTGCCCGTTGCCTTTCCCCAGCTATCGCTGAGGATTTCAAAAGGCGGCCCCATAGAGATTCGGGGCAAAGGCACTTTTCAGGATAAGACCTATGGAGTCCGACTCATGACCGGCTCTCTCATTGAAATGATCGAACCGAGGAAGCCCTGGCCCATTTCCCTCACCGCTCAGAGGGGTGACGCGGTGCTGGCTGCAACGGGGACCTTGAATCCTGATCGTCCGGAAATGGGCGGCACGTTAGGGGTATCGCTCAAAGGCAAGAATCTGAGTGAGCTTCATACCGATCTGCCGGCAGTTGGTCCGTACCATTTCAAGGCCCGGGTGACCAAAGAAGGACCTCGTTACCGCATGAATGATTTTCAAAGCCGATTCGGGACCAGCGATCTGTCAGGAACCCTGGAGGTTGCTACAGAAAAAAATCCCCCTCAATTCACGGGGACATTGAACGCAGAACATGTCAATTTCAGAGAACTGTCCACTCCAGGTGATACCTCTATTCCTACGGAAGCCTTTAGCACCGCCAATGGGAATTTGAAGTTAAAAATTTATCAAGCCAATATTGGAGAATTTCAGTTGTCAGATCTGATTGTGGATGCCAAGCTTCATGCCGGCCTTCTCACCGTCAAGGATGTGCAAGGGACTCTTTTTAATCAGCAATCATCTTACGGAAATTTTCAGGGTAGGCTCGATCTGGATACCACCAAACCGATTCCCTCTGTTTCCGGGCAAATGACTTTGAGCGATATCAAATATGAGTATGTCTTTTCTGATGTACAGTTTGTAAATCCAAACGATCATGTCATAAATCTGCATGCGAAATTTTCAAGTGTTGGCACAACAGTTGACACTCTCCTGGCTCAACCTACGGTTTCCCTCACAGGACATAATCTTCAGGTACGTCTCCATGGAGGAACGAACCGTGGCGAGCCTCTGGATCTGCGTTCCAACCTCTTGGTCGAAAGCGTAACAGGCGGCCCTTTGCGCTTGTATGCCGAAGGGCGGCTTGAAAATACCCCTTTTCGCCTTCGTTTTTCGGGAGGCCAAGTGAGTGACCTCATGAACAACAAGGAATTTTGGCCGGTAAACATCCGGGCAGATGTGCCACGTGCCATGGCTGAGCTGAGCGGCTATGTGGCTCTTCCTCATCCAGGCGAGAAATTTTCGTTCCAGATACATGTAAAAGGAGATAATTTGAGAGATCTGGACTTCATGGCGACATCTGATTTGCCTGATGCCGGTCCGCTGGAAATATCCGGCCTCGTAACGAAATCTTCCGTGGGATACCACGTCACCAATTTTGAAGGATCTCTAGCCGGAAGCAATATGAGTGGCGATGTAACGGTCTTAACGAAAGGTATTCGTCCACGAGTGAATGGGAAACTTACCGCAGAGAATCTTGTCCTGGATGCGGTGAAACAACCTTTAGATGATTCCTCAGCGCAACAAAAGCGATCGACCCTGAAATCCATTGGTGACTCGGTGAAGGGCATTGGATCATCGGCTGTTAATATCGTACGCGATACCATCGGCATGCCGAAAAAATCTGAGGGTCTACCACTTAAGTCGATTCCGGATGGGGTTTTTCCGGTTGAGGATCTCAGGGCCATTGATCTCCTGCTTGATGTCGGGGTCAAACACCTTCGAAAGGGAGAAGAAGATCTGGGCCATGCCTCATTTCAGATTGCCCTTGAGGAGGGCTTACTTGCCCTGCAACCGGTAACGGGAAATTTTTGGGGAGGAGCCTTCGAGGGGAAATTGATCCTCGACGGAACACAATACGTTCCGACCCTGGATGTGCATCTGCATGTTCAAGGTTTGGATTATGAGCGCGTCGCCAGATCTTTCGGAGGCTCTGATCTGGTAAAGGGGCAATCTCAATCCATTAAACTCGCCTTAAAGGGGCGGGGAGATACGTTACATGAAGTATTGGAACAAGCGAGTGGACATTTTGAGTTGGTCGATGGTCCCCTTGAATTGGCCACAAAATATATCGATTTGTGGGCGGCTGATTTGATCACGACAGCTTTAACCACCGCCTGGAAAAGTGAATCGGTGACTAAATTGAATTGTACGGTCGGGTATTTTGATATCGAAGAGGGAGTGGTAAAAAGTGAGGATATCCTCATCGACTCTCATCGTCTTACTGTCGCGGGCATCGGAAAATTGGATTTGGCCGACGAAACCATGGACCTGCTCCTGACCCCACGGCCCAAAGACCCCAGTTTATTCAGTCTGGCTCACACGGTCCGCATCACCGGTCCGCTTACGGATCCGGATGTGTCAAGCGATAAATTGCGGATTGCCGAAAGCGGAGGGTGGGGATTGCTGGGTTTGGTGAATCCCCTGGGATGGATCATTGCGATTCCACAGATAGCGGGAACCACTGTGGGTACGATGAATCAAAATCCCTGTGTTGAAGCCCTGAAGGGCCGACAGCAAACCGCTCAGGCTCTTGATGAGATCAAAGGCGGCTTATGGGGGAGGATCAAAGGAATCTTCTCAAGTCCCCGCAAATCCTCCGATTAG
- a CDS encoding DUF1538 family protein produces MNVFHGGAQARLIPFGTIIGHRLPEKSPLPLVFVITLLLGIGVLFADPAIGALKVAGQNVVDEKAAYLYAE; encoded by the coding sequence ATGAATGTTTTTCATGGAGGGGCTCAAGCGCGACTCATCCCGTTTGGCACCATCATCGGCCATCGCTTACCCGAAAAATCACCTTTACCATTGGTATTCGTCATCACCCTTCTTCTTGGAATAGGTGTCCTCTTTGCCGATCCGGCTATCGGGGCATTGAAAGTGGCCGGGCAGAATGTCGTGGATGAGAAGGCCGCCTATCTGTATGCTGAATGA
- a CDS encoding VacJ family lipoprotein — MRKVVQLFLTVIMAWGLTGISHAQKVMYDYPGLNPYAATVAETPIALRAELPKKIPVKDFELKVFLDHKVPHVLWYDEKLRYSLVNQNKPAPLIFVIAGTGAGYNSGKMKVLQHAFFQAGFHVLSLSSPTHPNFIVSASSTGMPGHLLEDSQDLYRVMRLAWLEHQSDVQVTEFHLTGYSLGAAQAAFVSKLDEEQGDFHFKKVLMINPPVSLYTSTSILDDMLANNIPGVADTFPEFFDKVFHAFSEVYRKGDFVNFSGDFLYTAYQDRQPAEAVMAALIGTSFRLSSANMIFTSDVFTNSGYIKPKNLVLSTTDSLTDYYKVSARVTFLDYFREMFYPFFKTKYPKLTEQSLIENLSLTGLEDYLKHSNKIGLLHNADDFILGEGELDYLLAVFGPRAKIYPRGGHCGNLAHHATLAYIVEYFNNPESPQILRNNPNPVPVLATPVSFRMKEPPLMQSAPGSNSTQSTNYENYPELRDQLNRQFLVLERRIQESQDSLEGTGVMTAASKPSQTDPTLLIPGGKIPVAETGVIEPARRPIQEVVHPGERFVIHVYDPIEGFNRSIYKFNAKFDEYVFLPVVEGYEAVMPDFFEDRLSNFFSNIADLRNLLNSILQLKGEVTLNTLSRILINSTFGLGGFFDHATPLGIHQQTEDFGQTLGYYGLNPGPYLVLPIFGPSSIRDTTGLLADAAARYFYLYTPVNFNNHIDRSSAATLVWAVDIRHNLRFRYYQTGSPFEYDLVRFLHTKVRQLEIEK; from the coding sequence ATGCGCAAGGTTGTTCAGCTTTTTTTGACAGTCATCATGGCATGGGGCTTGACGGGAATCAGTCATGCCCAGAAGGTCATGTATGATTATCCTGGCCTGAATCCCTATGCGGCAACCGTTGCGGAAACGCCGATCGCCTTGAGAGCTGAGCTTCCAAAGAAAATCCCCGTGAAGGATTTTGAACTGAAGGTATTCCTGGATCATAAGGTCCCTCACGTCCTCTGGTATGACGAGAAACTGCGATATTCCCTGGTTAACCAGAACAAGCCCGCTCCGTTAATCTTTGTCATCGCCGGGACCGGGGCAGGCTATAATTCCGGAAAAATGAAGGTCTTGCAGCATGCCTTTTTTCAAGCCGGCTTCCATGTTCTGTCGCTGTCTTCCCCAACCCATCCAAATTTCATCGTCTCGGCCTCCAGCACCGGAATGCCCGGCCATCTTCTAGAGGATTCACAAGACTTGTATCGTGTCATGCGGTTGGCCTGGCTGGAACATCAAAGCGATGTTCAAGTCACCGAATTCCATCTCACCGGGTACAGCCTGGGCGCAGCCCAGGCGGCCTTTGTGTCAAAGCTGGATGAAGAACAAGGAGACTTTCATTTTAAAAAGGTGCTCATGATCAACCCGCCGGTCAGCTTGTATACTTCGACCTCTATCCTGGATGACATGTTGGCTAATAATATTCCCGGAGTCGCGGATACGTTTCCGGAATTTTTTGACAAGGTGTTTCATGCGTTTTCGGAAGTGTATCGGAAGGGTGACTTCGTCAATTTCTCAGGGGATTTTTTGTATACCGCCTATCAGGATCGGCAACCTGCCGAAGCAGTCATGGCAGCGCTCATCGGGACTTCGTTCCGTCTTTCTTCAGCAAATATGATCTTTACGTCGGACGTGTTTACCAATTCCGGCTATATCAAACCGAAAAATCTGGTCCTTTCTACGACCGATTCCTTGACCGACTACTATAAAGTGTCTGCTCGTGTGACGTTTCTAGATTATTTCCGTGAAATGTTCTACCCGTTTTTTAAAACCAAATATCCCAAGCTCACTGAACAGAGCCTCATCGAAAACCTGAGCCTGACCGGCCTGGAAGATTATCTGAAACATTCCAACAAAATCGGATTATTACATAACGCGGATGATTTCATTCTGGGTGAGGGTGAACTGGATTATTTATTGGCGGTGTTTGGCCCCCGGGCTAAAATTTATCCACGAGGAGGGCATTGCGGCAATCTTGCACACCATGCCACCCTGGCCTACATCGTTGAATACTTCAACAATCCCGAATCTCCCCAAATCCTCCGGAACAATCCAAACCCGGTTCCGGTCCTCGCTACTCCGGTAAGTTTCCGCATGAAGGAGCCACCGCTAATGCAATCGGCTCCAGGCTCCAATAGCACACAAAGCACAAATTACGAAAACTATCCAGAACTTCGCGATCAACTCAATCGACAGTTTCTGGTCTTGGAACGAAGAATACAAGAGTCCCAGGACTCTCTTGAGGGAACAGGGGTCATGACGGCTGCGTCTAAACCCTCCCAGACGGACCCCACACTTCTCATACCTGGCGGCAAGATTCCTGTTGCTGAAACGGGGGTCATTGAACCGGCCCGGCGCCCGATTCAGGAGGTGGTGCATCCCGGGGAACGCTTTGTGATTCATGTCTATGATCCAATAGAAGGATTCAACCGGTCGATATACAAATTCAATGCGAAATTCGATGAATATGTGTTCCTACCTGTCGTCGAAGGATATGAAGCCGTCATGCCGGATTTTTTCGAGGATCGTCTTTCAAATTTTTTCTCGAACATCGCCGACCTTCGTAACCTGTTGAATTCCATTCTTCAACTCAAAGGGGAGGTCACACTCAACACCCTGTCACGGATTCTGATCAATAGCACGTTCGGCCTCGGGGGATTCTTTGATCATGCCACTCCATTAGGTATCCACCAACAGACAGAAGATTTCGGGCAAACACTCGGATATTACGGCCTGAATCCCGGCCCCTACCTGGTCCTCCCCATTTTCGGACCATCTTCCATTCGTGATACCACCGGCTTACTGGCAGATGCGGCGGCCCGTTACTTTTACCTCTATACACCCGTAAATTTTAACAACCATATTGATCGAAGTTCCGCCGCAACTCTGGTGTGGGCCGTGGATATACGCCACAACTTGCGCTTTCGCTACTACCAGACTGGCTCTCCTTTCGAGTATGATCTGGTCCGGTTCCTCCACACGAAAGTACGCCAGTTAGAAATCGAGAAGTAG
- a CDS encoding AarF/UbiB family protein: MGLQSKMADLGRLHEIIRAFSVAGFGDIFKKMGLEAAAEQTGKIMGWQYAEDIAHLERPQRIRKLFEVLGPTFVKLGQILATRPDLFGPEWISEFEKLQSQAPQLDFEELRPQIEEDLGAPLEDLFAEVDTKPLAAASMAQVHRATLKDGTKVVLKIQRPGIREKIEADMRLLTHVASLAENNVSELATYHPQKVVQQFVKSLQNELNFMTEGQNAEQVSANFEDNDQVVIPKIYWEWTKERISVQEFVEGIPGVNIQAIDQARMDRKRLARTGANAVLKMIMVDGLFHADPHPGNFFILPGERIAFIDFGMVGRVSEIRRQQIMRLLQALLQNDAEGLCSILLQWSEREGEDPGDLLVPVDEFLGKYSGRSMEHLDLSVMVGDLLALIRNNKLTMPPDQAMLLKVFVSLEGAFKKLDPGFDMMAAIQPTLQEAVLNQLSPKALGKRGLKVLIQYLELFADIPKEIRRGIYTVKTGNLKFCIELTQLDELKHVLIRAVSRLAVAAITSALVIGTSIVMALSKGPIIGGINIYQIFGVGAIIGGVFILLAMMRDKTWKKNLKE, translated from the coding sequence ATGGGGCTCCAATCCAAAATGGCCGACCTGGGTCGGTTGCACGAAATCATCAGAGCATTCAGTGTCGCAGGATTCGGGGATATATTTAAAAAAATGGGGCTTGAAGCCGCAGCGGAACAAACAGGCAAGATTATGGGGTGGCAATATGCAGAGGACATTGCCCACCTTGAACGTCCTCAGCGTATACGGAAACTCTTTGAAGTACTCGGGCCAACATTTGTCAAACTTGGTCAAATCCTGGCCACTCGCCCTGACCTGTTCGGACCTGAGTGGATCAGTGAATTTGAAAAACTTCAATCGCAGGCACCACAACTGGACTTCGAGGAGCTTCGCCCTCAGATCGAGGAAGATTTGGGAGCGCCACTTGAAGACCTCTTCGCAGAGGTGGACACCAAACCACTGGCTGCCGCTTCCATGGCCCAGGTTCACCGGGCCACGTTGAAAGACGGAACGAAAGTCGTACTCAAAATTCAACGCCCTGGAATCCGGGAGAAGATCGAAGCCGATATGCGTCTATTAACCCACGTGGCCTCGTTAGCAGAAAATAACGTTTCGGAACTCGCCACCTATCATCCTCAAAAAGTTGTTCAGCAATTCGTGAAATCATTGCAGAATGAACTGAACTTCATGACGGAAGGACAGAATGCGGAGCAAGTCTCGGCCAACTTTGAGGACAATGACCAGGTCGTGATTCCCAAAATTTACTGGGAATGGACAAAGGAACGCATTAGCGTGCAGGAATTTGTGGAGGGGATTCCCGGCGTGAATATTCAGGCCATCGATCAAGCAAGGATGGACCGCAAACGCCTTGCCCGGACGGGGGCCAATGCCGTGCTCAAAATGATTATGGTTGATGGATTATTCCATGCGGATCCGCACCCAGGAAATTTTTTCATTTTGCCGGGTGAACGTATTGCCTTCATTGACTTTGGCATGGTTGGACGCGTCTCTGAAATCAGACGGCAACAAATCATGAGACTGTTGCAGGCATTGTTGCAAAATGACGCCGAAGGCCTCTGCTCAATCCTTTTACAATGGTCTGAGCGGGAAGGAGAAGACCCGGGCGACCTCTTGGTACCTGTTGATGAATTTCTGGGCAAGTATTCCGGGAGATCCATGGAACATTTGGATTTGTCGGTCATGGTGGGAGACCTGTTAGCATTGATCCGGAATAACAAGCTTACCATGCCTCCCGATCAGGCTATGCTGCTCAAGGTTTTTGTGTCACTGGAAGGGGCGTTTAAGAAGCTTGATCCTGGTTTTGACATGATGGCCGCAATACAGCCCACCCTTCAAGAGGCTGTACTCAACCAGTTGTCTCCTAAAGCCCTCGGGAAACGCGGTCTCAAAGTTCTCATACAATATTTAGAGTTATTCGCTGACATACCCAAGGAGATACGCCGGGGAATCTATACCGTCAAAACCGGCAATCTGAAATTTTGTATAGAACTGACTCAACTTGATGAACTCAAACACGTGCTCATACGAGCTGTCAGTCGGCTGGCAGTGGCTGCGATAACCTCAGCTCTGGTCATCGGAACCTCGATTGTTATGGCTCTTTCCAAGGGCCCGATCATCGGGGGGATCAATATCTACCAAATTTTTGGGGTTGGAGCCATCATCGGTGGAGTCTTTATCCTCCTTGCCATGATGCGGGACAAAACCTGGAAAAAAAATCTCAAGGAGTGA
- a CDS encoding DUF1538 family protein, with product MTGLKTLCWIGFSVGLAAAIGTMRFLYGWSLKPFIYGSLTPMLALTFSGASDPDLTKVLGLAWDAGAVTTRPVTVPLFWLWVSALRWPHGKAIPDYPVSELS from the coding sequence ATGACTGGTCTGAAAACTTTGTGCTGGATCGGGTTCAGTGTGGGCTTAGCGGCCGCCATCGGCACCATGCGGTTCTTGTATGGCTGGAGTCTCAAACCGTTTATCTACGGGTCCCTGACTCCTATGCTCGCCTTGACGTTCTCTGGAGCCTCTGATCCGGATCTGACCAAGGTCCTAGGATTGGCCTGGGATGCCGGCGCCGTGACCACAAGGCCGGTCACCGTGCCCTTGTTCTGGCTTTGGGTATCGGCATTGCGATGGCCGCACGGAAAGGCGATTCCCGATTATCCGGTTTCGGAATTGAGCTGA